The proteins below come from a single Ruegeria sp. SCSIO 43209 genomic window:
- a CDS encoding FAD-dependent monooxygenase, which translates to MNINGLNFCVIGGGIGGMAAALALRSQGAQVTVLEQAPELTEVGAGLQISANGMAVLRALGVAGKVPEAGQISGGTVLRDYRNGRVISRVPVPAAGSTYYYHRADLLDLLHKAALRSGVDIRLDAPVATVHKHPSEAEIVLESGERLRAECAIAADGGRSAIRPILNGPEIPVFSRQVAWRATIPWTQREELPCASLTMGPGRHVVTYPLRDQRLVNFVAIEERSDWQEEGWRRQGDPDDLRTRFADFGGPVGDILSKIDEVHLWALFLRPVAQIWQNGRLALLGDAAHPTLPFMAQGACLALEDAWVLTRAFQDNSGVARALATYEATRRPRARQVVGAAGANARNFHLRGPMRLAAQAALMAVGPRLARRYEWIYSYDATA; encoded by the coding sequence ATGAATATCAATGGTCTGAATTTCTGCGTCATTGGCGGCGGCATTGGGGGCATGGCCGCGGCACTCGCACTGCGAAGTCAGGGTGCTCAGGTGACGGTTCTGGAGCAGGCCCCAGAACTGACCGAAGTTGGTGCTGGATTGCAAATCAGTGCGAACGGGATGGCGGTACTGCGTGCGCTAGGCGTAGCTGGTAAGGTGCCGGAGGCCGGACAAATCTCGGGTGGGACCGTTTTGCGCGATTACCGTAATGGGCGCGTGATCAGTCGGGTCCCGGTCCCTGCCGCTGGGTCGACTTACTATTATCACCGGGCAGATCTGCTGGACCTGTTACACAAAGCCGCCTTGCGCTCTGGGGTGGATATTCGGCTGGATGCACCTGTCGCCACGGTTCATAAACACCCAAGCGAAGCCGAGATCGTTCTGGAAAGCGGCGAAAGGCTGCGTGCGGAATGCGCGATCGCCGCAGACGGTGGGCGTAGCGCTATCCGCCCGATCTTGAATGGCCCCGAGATCCCGGTGTTCAGCCGTCAGGTTGCCTGGCGAGCAACGATCCCCTGGACCCAGCGAGAAGAATTGCCATGCGCGTCCTTGACGATGGGGCCAGGCCGACACGTGGTAACTTACCCGCTGCGCGATCAACGCCTCGTGAACTTCGTGGCCATAGAAGAGCGTTCCGACTGGCAAGAGGAAGGCTGGCGACGTCAGGGTGATCCCGACGACCTGCGAACCCGGTTCGCCGATTTTGGCGGACCGGTTGGTGACATATTGTCAAAGATTGACGAGGTTCACCTTTGGGCGCTGTTTCTGCGCCCCGTGGCGCAAATCTGGCAGAATGGGCGATTGGCCTTGCTTGGGGATGCGGCGCACCCGACGTTGCCTTTTATGGCCCAAGGAGCTTGCCTAGCACTAGAAGATGCCTGGGTCCTGACACGCGCGTTCCAGGACAACTCAGGCGTCGCCCGTGCATTGGCTACCTATGAAGCCACTCGACGACCGCGTGCCAGGCAAGTGGTTGGCGCCGCAGGCGCAAATGCGCGTAATTTCCACCTTCGTGGGCCAATGAGGCTGGCCGCACAGGCCGCCTTAATGGCGGTTGGTCCACGCTTGGCACGGCGCTACGAGTGGATCTATAGCTACGACGCGACCGCGTAA